A stretch of Flavobacterium sp. N1994 DNA encodes these proteins:
- a CDS encoding ribonuclease HII, with protein MLQLKYSNHSLECGTDEAGRGCLAGPVTAAAVILPDDFVLDLLNDSKQLSEKIREKLKPIIEEKALSFSVKHLEPLVIDEINILNASIKAMQECITTLNPTPDYIIVDGNRFKPINDIPYSTIVKGDSKFLSIAAASVLAKTYRDDYMNTIHEEFPMYNWKKNKGYPTIEHREAIRKYGVTKYHRMSFRLLPEQLQLEL; from the coding sequence ATGTTGCAATTAAAATATTCCAACCATTCCCTTGAGTGTGGCACTGATGAAGCCGGAAGAGGTTGTCTTGCTGGCCCTGTTACTGCAGCAGCCGTAATACTTCCAGATGATTTTGTATTAGACCTTCTTAACGACTCCAAACAACTTTCAGAAAAAATAAGAGAAAAGTTAAAACCTATAATTGAAGAGAAAGCACTTTCTTTTTCGGTAAAACATCTTGAACCGTTAGTAATAGATGAGATTAATATTTTAAATGCTTCCATTAAGGCCATGCAAGAGTGTATTACTACTCTAAATCCTACACCCGATTATATTATAGTAGATGGAAACCGATTTAAACCTATTAACGATATCCCCTATTCCACCATTGTGAAAGGAGATAGCAAATTTTTAAGTATAGCTGCTGCTTCCGTTTTAGCAAAGACTTATCGTGATGACTATATGAATACCATACACGAAGAATTCCCTATGTACAATTGGAAAAAAAACAAAGGCTATCCTACTATAGAACACAGAGAGGCTATCAGAAAGTATGGTGTAACCAAATACCATCGAATGTCTTTCCGATTATTACCCGAACAACTTCAATTAGAATTGTAA
- the lipB gene encoding lipoyl(octanoyl) transferase LipB yields the protein MNKEIQLQDLGNKDYKETWDYQEVLFKEIVDIKLEKRNQPELETPNYFLFVEHPHVYTLGKSGDMSNLLLSEKQLEAKGATFYKINRGGDITYHGPGQIVGYPILDLENFFTDIHKYLRFLEEVIILTLAEYNIIGTRSEGETGVWLDVGTPFARKICAMGVRASRWVTMHGFALNVNANLGYFDNIIPCGIKGKAVTSLHVELGRTIDEEEVKAKIIEHFQTLFEAKFNSSVIINQ from the coding sequence ATGAACAAGGAAATTCAACTTCAGGATTTAGGCAATAAGGATTACAAGGAAACTTGGGATTACCAGGAAGTGCTTTTTAAGGAGATTGTTGACATCAAACTAGAAAAGCGAAATCAACCTGAGTTAGAAACTCCTAATTATTTCCTTTTTGTTGAACATCCGCATGTGTATACTTTAGGAAAAAGTGGTGATATGAGTAATTTGCTTTTATCCGAAAAACAATTGGAGGCTAAAGGAGCAACTTTCTATAAAATAAATAGAGGAGGGGATATCACTTATCATGGTCCAGGTCAAATTGTAGGCTATCCGATTTTGGATTTAGAAAATTTCTTTACCGATATTCATAAATATTTAAGATTTCTTGAGGAAGTGATTATTTTGACTTTAGCAGAATATAATATAATAGGTACAAGAAGCGAGGGAGAAACTGGAGTTTGGTTAGATGTGGGCACTCCCTTTGCTAGAAAAATATGTGCTATGGGTGTTCGTGCTAGTCGATGGGTAACCATGCATGGTTTTGCTTTAAATGTAAATGCCAATTTGGGTTACTTTGATAATATTATTCCGTGTGGTATCAAAGGAAAAGCTGTTACTTCATTACATGTAGAATTAGGAAGAACCATTGATGAAGAGGAAGTAAAAGCTAAAATCATTGAACACTTCCAAACTCTTTTCGAAGCGAAGTTCAATTCTTCAGTAATCATTAATCAATAA